A region from the Ictalurus punctatus breed USDA103 chromosome 25, Coco_2.0, whole genome shotgun sequence genome encodes:
- the flrt2 gene encoding leucine-rich repeat transmembrane protein FLRT2 produces the protein MEFQVGLWNNDWTSFVRFWFTVLLSLHVQFDPVASCPKECRCDKTFIYCNERSLTSVPLGIGEGYKILYLHDNQINSAGFPIELHNVASVETVYLYGNQLDEFPLNLPRNVKILHLQGNNIQTISRAALAQLPKLEALHLDDNSISTVGVEEGAFREAVNLKLLFLTKNHLSSVPIGLPADLTELRLDENRIAEIDEGAFQNVTNLQRLLLDGNLLEDDSITPGTFKNMVNLKELTLSRNSLTVPPPLLPSVSLVKLNLQENQIKDIPVSVFSELRKLEKLDLSTNLLQTVPQGVFDELRSLTNLNVRSNHWRCDCAIKWIVFWLKSLPSSVNVRGFTCHQPEKLKGMIIRELNLDILQCPAGTEIDPWLTRLPPSTSPPHRTTILPRTTPSTTISSTVFHPTTTNPTPLVPNFPPAPYPPYEDPLKISLNVVNGTCVEVSWESYFTVTAYKVTWVKRSQNLMMDISQERTVPGEQRRINLYDLEPRSKYRICVYILDSLNSYRPGEDTICSEIRTKSASRNSNNPSESDQVAQQDVTSTFLLAGVIGGVVLLVLIILLSLFCWYMHKKSRSACSSSKWKYNRGRRKDDYCEAGTKKDNSILEMTETSFQIVPLNNEQLLKGDFRIQPIYTPNVGIGYRDCHLSNNSIVYCKSSNVPGVEFCHT, from the coding sequence ATGGAGTTCCAAGTTGGACTGTGGAATAATGACTGGACCTCATTTGTTCGATTTTGGTTTACCGTATTGCTGAGCTTGCATGTGCAGTTCGATCCCGTTGCATCATGTCCCAAAGAGTGTCGTTGCGacaaaacattcatttactGTAATGAGAGAAGTTTAACATCTGTGCCTCTGGGTATTGGGGAGGGATACAAGATCCTCTACCTCCACGACAACCAGATCAACAGCGCTGGATTTCCAATAGAACTTCACAACGTGGCATCGGTGGAGACTGTCTACTTGTACGGGAACCAGCTGGACGAGTTCCCCCTCAACCTTCccagaaatgtaaaaatactCCATTTACAGGGAAACAACATTCAGACCATTTCTAGAGCAGCACTTGCCCAGCTACCCAAGCTGGAAGCACTGCATTTGGACGACAACTCCATCTCCACAGTTGGGGTGGAGGAAGGAGCTTTTCGGGAAGCGGTAAACCTTAAGCTTCTCTTCCTCACCAAGAATCACTTGAGCAGTGTTCCTATCGGATTACCAGCAGATCTTACGGAACTGCGTCTGGATGAAAACCGCATTGCCGAGATAGATGAAGGAGCTTTTCAAAATGTTACCAATCTACAGCGGCTGTTGCTGGATGGAAATCTTCTGGAGGATGACTCCATCACTCCTGGTACCTTTAAGAACATGGTCAACCTCAAGGAGCTTACGTTATCCCGTAATTCTCTCACAGTACCGCCACCTTTGCTTCCTTCTGTGTCTCTAGTTAAACTGAACTTGCAGGAGAACCAGATTAAAGACATTCCTGTTTCGGTTTTCTCTGAGCTCAGGAAGCTTGAGAAACTGGATCTATCGACTAACCTGCTACAGACTGTACCACAGGGCGTGTTTGATGAGCTGAGAAGCCTGACAAATCTCAATGTTCGAAGCAACCATTGGCGCTGTGATTGTGCTATTAAGTGGATTGTCTTTTGGCTGAAGTCCTTGCCATCTTCCGTGAACGTCCGCGGATTTACATGTCATCAACCAGAGAAGCTAAAGGGCATGATAATCCGAGAACTCAACCTTGACATCCTTCAGTGTCCAGCTGGTACTGAAATCGATCCGTGGCTCACTCGCTTACCTCCATCCACATCGCCGCCTCATAGAACCACCATCCTTCCCAGAACCACCCCCAGCACCACAATATCATCCACAGTTTTCCACCCAACCACGACCAATCCCACGCCTCTGGTGCCCAATTTTCCACCTGCTCCCTATCCTCCCTATGAAGACCCTTTGAAAATATCCTTGAATGTCGTGAATGGCACATGTGTCGAGGTTAGCTGGGAATCTTATTTCACCGTGACAGCTTACAAAGTCACTTGGGTCAAGAGGAGTCAGAATTTAATGATGGATATTAGCCAAGAGAGGACTGTCCCTGGAGAGCAACGGAGAATTAACTTGTACGACCTGGAACCTAGATCCAAGTACCGGATCTGCGTTTACATTCTGGATTCCTTAAATAGTTACAGACCCGGAGAGGATACGATCTGTTCGGAGATCAGGACCAAATCCGCCTCTAGAAACTCCAACAATCCGTCTGAGTCGGATCAGGTGGCACAGCAGGACGTCACGTCTACGTTTCTGTTAGCTGGCGTGATCGGTGGCGTTGTGCTGCTTGTTTTGATTATATTACTTAGCCTCTTTTGCTGGTACATGCACAAGAAGAGCAGGTCTGCCTGTTCCTCGTCCAAATGGAAATACAACAGAGGCAGGAGAAAAGATGACTACTGTGAAGCTGGCACCAAGAAGGATAACTCCATCCTGGAAATGACCGAGACCAGCTTTCAGATTGTGCCGCTGAACAATGAGCAGCTTCTAAAGGGCGATTTCAGGATCCAACCCATTTACACACCCAACGTTGGCATTGGATACAGAGACTGCCACCTCAGTAACAACAGCATTGTTTATTGCAAGAGCAGCAACGTTCCTGGTGTGGAATTTTGCCACACGTGA